From a single Anomaloglossus baeobatrachus isolate aAnoBae1 chromosome 4, aAnoBae1.hap1, whole genome shotgun sequence genomic region:
- the LOC142302897 gene encoding olfactory receptor 1500-like — protein MMMSSHVRNCLKNNQTTVSEFFLLGFQNSQHLTTFLFSLFLVVYWGTICGNLLIITLVSTSKNLHTPMYFFISQLSISDILLASDTVPYMLHMLLDNGGSITFADCITQFYFFCVCEIFECFLLTVMSYDRYVAICNPLRYTTVMTSDRCVILAAMCWMLGFSITLMYCITISMLTFCGPNIIDHFFCDLVPLLEHSCSATYIIELEVFIMCFPILFIPLTVIIISYINIIVTILKFQSNVSKQKAFSTCSSHLIVVSIFFSTLLSVYLFPKGEQTLYFSKIISLLYTVFTPLINPIIYSLRNKDIKKSLKEIIK, from the exons ATGATGATGAGCAGCCATGTCCGGAATTGCTTG aaGAACAATCAGACCACAGTCTCAGAATTTTTCCTGTTAGGATTTCAAAACAGCCAACATTTAACTACTTTCCTGTTTTCTCTTTTTCTGGTGGTTTACTGGGGGACAATATGTGGGAATCTCCTGATCATCACCCTGGTGTCCACCAGCAAGAACCTCCACACTCCGATGTACTTCTTCATCTCACAACTGTCCATCAGTGACATCTTGTTGGCCTCAGATACTGTCCCCTACATGCTACACATGCTACTGGACAATGGAGGATCCATTACTTTTGCTGATTGTATCActcagttttattttttttgtgtatgtgaaataTTTGAGTGTTTCCTCCTCACGGTGATGTCTTACGACAGATATGTGGCCATCTGTAATCCCCTTCGTTACACCACAGTCATGACAAGTGACCGCTGTGTGATATTAGCCGCCATGTGTTGGATGTTGGGTTTTTCTATTACACTTATGTACTGTATAACGATATCGATGCTGACCTTCTGTGGACCAAACATCATTGACCATTTTTTTTGTGATCTTGTTCCTTTATTAGAACATTCCTGCTCTGCTACTTACATTATTGAGCTAGAAGTCTTTATAATGTGTTTCCCAATACTCTTCATCCCTCTCACAGTGATTATTATATCTTATATTAATATTATTGTCACTATCTTGAAGTTTCAATCTAATGTAAGTAAACAAAAGGCCTTTTCCACCTGTAGCTCTCACCTCATTGTAGTATCTATATTCTTTAGTACTCTATTGAGTGTTTATCTTTTCCCAAAAGGAGAACAGACACTGTACTTTAGTAAAATCATATCACTTCTATATACTGTTTTCACTCCATTGATCAATCCAATAATATACAGTCTGAGAAATAAGGACATCAAAAAATCTCTCAAGGAAATAATCAAATAA